Proteins encoded in a region of the Polycladomyces subterraneus genome:
- a CDS encoding PaaI family thioesterase, giving the protein MWDEIREVLENGSEEEKELFRLTLQAVRQKRERQSAYPSGFMGLSGRFVAPDVYEFRVSVTPYLLNRGGVVHGGMTALLADSTMGSLINRSLPDDQFAVTSEMKIHYLSPGRSKELISRATLLDLRHPFAVASCTVTDERERKIAYATGTFFIGTRR; this is encoded by the coding sequence ATGTGGGATGAAATCCGGGAAGTGCTGGAAAACGGCAGTGAGGAAGAAAAAGAGTTGTTCCGACTCACTTTACAAGCCGTCCGGCAAAAACGGGAGAGGCAAAGTGCGTATCCATCCGGATTCATGGGCTTGTCTGGCAGGTTTGTGGCCCCCGATGTGTATGAATTCCGGGTGTCCGTCACCCCCTATTTGCTCAACCGTGGCGGAGTGGTTCACGGCGGTATGACCGCCCTATTGGCCGATTCCACGATGGGGTCCTTGATCAACCGTTCGTTGCCGGACGACCAGTTTGCCGTAACGTCGGAGATGAAGATCCATTATCTCAGTCCGGGGAGGAGCAAGGAACTGATTTCACGCGCCACCTTGCTGGATTTGCGGCATCCGTTTGCCGTAGCTTCCTGCACGGTCACTGATGAGCGGGAGCGAAAGATCGCCTACGCCACCGGTACGTTTTTCATCGGAACCCGCAGATAA
- a CDS encoding aminopeptidase — protein sequence MQDPRLSQLAKVLVHHSCRVKKGDNVLIDVFGPDHDLVRALIPEIRAAGGYPFVQLHNHALIRAMLLDTDEEHMKRLGEIGLYQMKRMDCYIGIRGGQNIIELSDVPSDHMKWYMEHFNHPVHTEQRVKHTRWVVLRYPNPSMAQLANMSTEAFEDFYFRVCTLDYGRMAKAMEPLVKRMEQAKEVRIVGPGTDLTFSIEGMPAIPCYGQCNIPDGEVYTAPVRNSVNGTITFNTPTVYHGVNFENVRLRFVDGKIVEATANDTKRLNEILDTDEGARYIGEFSLGFHPHIRHPMKDILFDEKIDGSFHFTPGSAYEDCDNGNRSAIHWDMVCIQREDYGGGEIYFDGELIRKNGRFVVPDLEPLNPENLDISA from the coding sequence ATGCAAGACCCACGGTTATCGCAATTGGCAAAAGTATTAGTGCATCATTCGTGCAGGGTGAAAAAGGGTGACAATGTATTGATCGACGTGTTCGGCCCGGACCACGATCTCGTACGGGCGTTGATACCGGAAATCCGCGCAGCCGGTGGGTATCCGTTTGTTCAACTACATAACCATGCATTGATCCGGGCGATGTTACTGGACACCGATGAGGAGCATATGAAACGTCTGGGCGAAATCGGCCTGTATCAGATGAAACGGATGGATTGTTATATCGGTATCCGCGGCGGGCAAAACATCATCGAACTGTCCGACGTTCCGTCCGACCATATGAAGTGGTATATGGAACATTTCAACCATCCCGTCCACACCGAACAGCGGGTGAAACACACGCGGTGGGTGGTGTTGCGTTATCCCAATCCGTCGATGGCCCAACTGGCCAATATGAGCACGGAGGCATTTGAGGATTTCTATTTCCGTGTCTGCACGTTGGACTACGGGCGGATGGCCAAAGCGATGGAACCGTTGGTGAAGCGGATGGAGCAGGCCAAGGAGGTGCGGATTGTCGGGCCGGGGACGGATCTCACTTTTTCCATCGAGGGAATGCCGGCCATTCCATGCTACGGACAGTGCAACATTCCCGACGGGGAAGTGTATACCGCTCCCGTCCGCAATTCCGTGAACGGGACGATCACGTTCAATACGCCGACGGTATATCACGGAGTGAACTTCGAGAACGTCCGCCTGCGCTTTGTCGACGGCAAGATCGTGGAAGCGACGGCCAATGACACCAAGCGGTTGAATGAGATTTTGGATACGGACGAAGGAGCGCGCTATATCGGGGAATTCAGCCTCGGCTTCCACCCGCACATCCGGCATCCGATGAAGGATATCCTCTTCGACGAAAAGATCGACGGCAGTTTCCACTTCACACCGGGAAGCGCCTATGAGGATTGCGACAACGGCAACCGTTCTGCGATTCATTGGGACATGGTCTGCATCCAACGGGAGGACTACGGCGGAGGGGAAATCTACTTCGACGGCGAACTGATCCGCAAAAACGGCCGTTTCGTCGTACCGGACTTAGAACCGCTCAACCCCGAAAATCTGGACATTTCCGCATAA
- a CDS encoding DUF4395 domain-containing protein has translation MSGIPLPFVRTNQWMIVSTVLAALLFSQPWILVIPLLVGIISLSTGKNPAFWLARPFLSKPLSQYLAEDPDQQRFNQWISVICLAVSLIAFSLGWTTVGTVFAVMVALAAFIAILGFCIGCFIRYQFLQWKHRHQKR, from the coding sequence ATGTCCGGCATCCCTCTTCCTTTTGTCCGTACCAATCAATGGATGATCGTGTCCACAGTGTTGGCGGCTCTGCTGTTCTCCCAGCCCTGGATCTTGGTCATTCCGCTCTTAGTAGGGATCATCAGCCTGTCAACCGGAAAAAACCCCGCATTTTGGCTGGCCCGGCCGTTTCTGTCCAAGCCGCTGAGCCAATACCTGGCGGAAGACCCCGATCAACAACGGTTTAACCAATGGATTTCCGTCATCTGTCTGGCGGTGAGCTTGATCGCCTTTTCGCTCGGTTGGACTACGGTAGGCACGGTATTTGCCGTGATGGTCGCCTTGGCCGCTTTCATCGCCATTCTCGGATTCTGTATCGGTTGCTTTATCCGGTATCAGTTTTTGCAGTGGAAGCATCGCCATCAAAAAAGATGA
- a CDS encoding NUDIX hydrolase, whose product MKKPYKIAAKAIIFDQGRVLVLRKSTEERSARDNHGWDFPGGGLEPEEPLMDALAREVREETGLQVKVVAPAYIYDEIQEEKHLIIIKFACHQPTGTLRLSAEHDSYHWIALDELDMAPFPEWMKEEIKRAHRVYTQFLTK is encoded by the coding sequence ATGAAAAAACCGTATAAAATCGCGGCCAAAGCGATCATCTTTGATCAGGGACGGGTGTTGGTACTGCGAAAATCAACGGAGGAACGCAGTGCCAGAGACAATCACGGCTGGGATTTTCCTGGCGGTGGATTGGAACCCGAGGAACCATTGATGGACGCATTGGCCAGAGAAGTACGGGAAGAAACGGGGTTACAAGTGAAAGTCGTCGCGCCCGCCTACATCTACGATGAGATTCAAGAGGAAAAGCATCTGATTATCATCAAATTCGCTTGCCATCAACCGACTGGAACACTCCGGTTGAGTGCCGAGCATGACAGCTACCATTGGATCGCATTGGACGAATTGGACATGGCTCCGTTTCCCGAGTGGATGAAGGAGGAAATCAAACGGGCGCATCGGGTGTATACACAATTTCTGACAAAGTAG
- a CDS encoding class I SAM-dependent DNA methyltransferase codes for MANEPRFNDLFDQWAEDYDHAVSGGHPEYIEVFEGYADILKTVVESLSLPKGSVVMEFGVGTGNLSRLLLAAGYRVIGIEPSAAMREKAKSKLPDLELYEGHFLHVPDSLPRVDGIVSTYAFHHLTDEEKDRALLDFARRLRPGGRIVFADTVFRDEATKRAMQQEAEERGFHELALDLKREYYPVVERLESAFRQAGLIVRLKQLNRYVWLMVAEQKGGNPG; via the coding sequence ATGGCGAACGAACCGCGTTTTAACGATTTATTCGATCAATGGGCCGAGGATTATGATCATGCCGTATCCGGTGGCCATCCGGAATATATCGAGGTGTTTGAGGGATATGCAGATATTTTGAAGACCGTGGTGGAATCGCTCTCCCTTCCTAAAGGGAGTGTTGTGATGGAATTCGGAGTCGGTACCGGCAATTTATCACGTTTGCTCTTGGCGGCGGGCTACCGTGTGATTGGGATCGAACCGTCTGCTGCCATGCGGGAAAAAGCGAAAAGCAAACTCCCGGATCTGGAGCTCTATGAAGGGCATTTTCTGCACGTACCGGACAGTCTTCCGCGCGTGGACGGGATTGTCAGCACGTATGCGTTTCATCATCTGACGGATGAAGAAAAAGACAGGGCGCTTCTGGATTTCGCGCGTCGGCTCCGGCCAGGCGGGAGAATCGTGTTTGCCGATACCGTTTTTCGGGATGAAGCGACGAAACGGGCTATGCAACAGGAAGCCGAGGAACGTGGATTTCATGAACTCGCACTCGATTTGAAGCGAGAATATTACCCGGTAGTGGAACGTTTGGAGAGCGCTTTCCGTCAAGCGGGTCTCATCGTTCGTCTAAAGCAGTTGAACCGGTATGTGTGGCTGATGGTGGCTGAGCAAAAGGGAGGAAACCCAGGTTAA
- a CDS encoding AbrB/MazE/SpoVT family DNA-binding domain-containing protein: MKATGIVRRVDELGRIVLPVELRRTLDIDVRDPVEIYVDGDNIILKKYSPSCLFCGQVENVISYKGKNVCQTCVEELVSMKDRA; encoded by the coding sequence ATGAAGGCAACAGGGATTGTCAGAAGAGTAGACGAGCTGGGACGGATCGTCTTGCCGGTGGAATTGCGCCGCACGTTGGATATTGATGTGAGAGACCCGGTGGAAATCTACGTGGACGGCGACAACATCATACTTAAGAAATACAGTCCTTCCTGTCTGTTTTGCGGCCAGGTGGAAAATGTCATCTCCTACAAAGGGAAAAACGTGTGCCAGACTTGCGTGGAAGAATTGGTCTCCATGAAGGATCGTGCGTAA
- a CDS encoding PaaI family thioesterase, with protein sequence MTREGLLQELQDLNEQEIQTIYKMVQALKRSRVSPLAYIEELMNFRSDGYDENEGVYVHRMLVTEELKNRYKMLHGGITTTFIDTAMGHTVFQAFGYERHAVTLDLNVHFLAPAQDGWLTAKTRVVKSGRTIIVLEVKVTDENGKLIATATGDFFRLA encoded by the coding sequence ATGACAAGAGAAGGATTGCTGCAGGAGTTGCAAGATCTGAACGAACAGGAAATTCAAACGATCTACAAAATGGTGCAGGCACTCAAGCGTTCGCGGGTCAGCCCGTTGGCATATATTGAAGAGCTGATGAATTTTCGGTCGGATGGCTACGATGAAAATGAGGGCGTTTATGTTCACCGCATGTTAGTAACCGAAGAGCTGAAAAACCGCTACAAAATGCTGCATGGGGGAATCACGACCACCTTTATCGACACTGCCATGGGTCATACCGTGTTCCAAGCGTTCGGTTATGAACGTCACGCTGTGACATTGGATTTGAACGTACACTTCCTGGCACCGGCACAGGATGGTTGGTTGACTGCAAAAACCCGTGTGGTGAAAAGTGGCCGAACCATCATCGTGTTGGAAGTGAAAGTGACGGATGAAAACGGCAAACTGATCGCGACGGCGACCGGCGATTTTTTCAGGTTGGCGTAG
- a CDS encoding M42 family metallopeptidase gives MSAGIIRNRRGGCKVEEQLVSTLVELLNIPSPTGRADAAITYVEERLKDLPYSLIRTHKGGLLLEIPGKDEETIRFITAHVDTLGAMVKQIKESGRLRITAIGGVTWHSLDGEGCTIETQSGRCFRGTILATHSTPHVYADARTQPRTEENMEVRLDARVRDADEVRRLGINVGDFVFFDPRVEVTETGFVKSRHLDDKASVAILIELIRRIADERWIPPVTTHIFFSNYEEVGHGANAVISEKVREYLAVDMGAIGEGQESDEFSVSICAKDSSGPYHFGLRQKLVHLAEQHGIRYRVDLYPRYSSDASAALQAGHDLIWGLIGPGVDSSHAYERTHREALVHTYRLLYHYLQTPSL, from the coding sequence ATGTCCGCTGGTATAATTCGGAATAGGAGAGGAGGGTGCAAAGTGGAGGAACAATTGGTCTCCACCTTGGTTGAATTGCTGAACATCCCGAGTCCGACCGGGAGAGCAGACGCGGCCATTACATACGTAGAGGAGCGCTTGAAAGACCTGCCGTATTCGCTGATCCGCACGCACAAAGGAGGGCTGTTGCTCGAGATTCCGGGAAAGGATGAGGAGACGATCCGGTTCATCACCGCCCATGTGGATACACTGGGGGCGATGGTGAAACAGATCAAAGAGAGCGGTCGTTTGCGGATCACTGCAATCGGGGGGGTGACCTGGCACTCCCTCGATGGGGAAGGTTGTACGATTGAGACTCAGTCCGGTCGGTGTTTCAGGGGCACAATCTTGGCTACACATTCTACTCCTCATGTCTATGCCGACGCCCGGACGCAACCACGAACGGAAGAAAACATGGAGGTTCGCTTAGATGCCCGTGTCCGCGATGCCGATGAGGTGCGTCGACTGGGGATCAATGTGGGCGATTTTGTCTTTTTTGATCCGCGTGTAGAAGTGACGGAAACCGGATTTGTCAAATCGCGACATCTGGATGACAAAGCCAGTGTGGCTATTTTGATCGAACTCATCCGCCGGATTGCCGATGAAAGATGGATCCCACCGGTCACTACACACATTTTTTTCAGCAACTACGAAGAAGTGGGACATGGCGCCAATGCGGTGATCTCGGAAAAAGTGCGGGAATATTTAGCCGTCGACATGGGTGCGATCGGAGAAGGGCAGGAATCAGACGAATTCAGCGTCTCCATCTGCGCCAAGGACTCCTCGGGACCATATCATTTCGGCTTGCGGCAGAAACTGGTCCATCTTGCAGAACAGCACGGCATACGCTATCGGGTCGACCTGTATCCGCGATACAGCTCGGATGCCAGCGCCGCTTTGCAGGCGGGACACGACCTCATCTGGGGACTGATCGGGCCGGGAGTGGATTCGTCCCACGCATATGAACGGACTCATCGTGAGGCATTGGTCCATACGTATCGGTTATTGTATCATTATCTTCAAACACCGTCACTTTAG
- a CDS encoding GAF domain-containing protein, with translation MFHFEQIEGDRASRYEHLLKQVGHLVEGERDMVANLANTASLLYLSLEQVNWAGYYLNHGDELVLGPFMGKPACIRIPFGKGVCGTAASERRTQLVRDVLKFPGHIACDAATRSEIVVPMFKDDYLVAVLDIDSPIEARFDEEDQQYLERFAQIVTDSIDWSPILKG, from the coding sequence ATGTTTCACTTTGAGCAGATCGAAGGCGACCGTGCCTCACGATACGAACATCTGTTAAAACAGGTGGGTCACCTGGTGGAAGGGGAGCGAGACATGGTGGCCAACCTGGCCAATACCGCATCCCTATTGTATCTGTCATTAGAGCAGGTAAACTGGGCGGGTTATTATCTCAACCATGGTGACGAACTAGTGCTGGGGCCGTTTATGGGTAAACCAGCCTGTATCCGCATCCCGTTCGGCAAAGGTGTTTGTGGAACGGCAGCTTCTGAGCGTCGTACTCAACTGGTCCGGGATGTGTTGAAATTCCCCGGACATATCGCTTGTGATGCTGCCACCCGATCTGAAATCGTGGTGCCGATGTTCAAGGACGACTATCTGGTAGCCGTGTTGGATATCGACAGTCCGATTGAAGCCCGTTTCGACGAGGAAGACCAACAATATCTGGAACGATTTGCCCAAATCGTCACGGACAGCATCGATTGGTCCCCGATCCTGAAAGGTTGA